TATATAAGTTCCAATTAAGATTATACATATCAGTTCGAGAAATCCCAAATGGAAAAGTGAATGTCCAAATTTTATATTTGGAAACATGAACTTTCTCCTTGGAGCTTTTATATTTGGAAACATGAACTTTCTCTGTGAGCTTCCCCCTCAATTGATCATTGATAATTGACAATTAAAATCCTAAACTCTTTTAGCATAAATTCCACTAAAAATAACTCCAATAATAAACCCAACAAGTGCCGGTATTATCCATCCAAAGCCATAATCAAAGCCTGGTAAATATAAATGTGCAAAATTTATAATTTGCGAAATTAGCGCATTTTCTTGAAAAGCTTGTGGTAGTGCTTTACAAAAATCAAAGAGTGCTGCTATTATTGTTAATCCAGTTGTCCACTTATAAATCATACCTTGCTTCTTAATAATAGGCGCCAATAAAGATAATAAAATTAATGTTATTACAAGTGGATATAAAAACATAAGTACAGGTATAGATAACTGTATTAAATTACTTAACCCAAAATTAGCAATTACAAAAGAAAATACTGTAAATATAATAGCGTATTTCTTATACGAAATTGATTTTGGAAACATCTCACTAAACATTTCTGAACATGCAGTAATTAATCCAATCGCTGTTTTTACACATGCAACGCCAACGATAGCCGCTAATAGCACCTTCCCAACAATACCAAGATAGTGATTACTTACTAACGATAAAATAATCCCTCCATTTTCTGCACTGCTAACGCTTCCTAAACTAGTTGCTCCCATATATGCTAATGATGCATATATAACTGTCATACCAACTACACTAACAAAACCAGACTTACAAGTTTCGATAGCAATTAAACGCGGCTCTTTAATTCCAAGTTTTTGTATATTAGAAATAATTATTATAGCAAAAGCTACAGAAGCTAAAGCATCCATAGTATTATATCCATCCAACAAACCTGTAAATAAAGGTTGA
The window above is part of the Clostridium saccharoperbutylacetonicum N1-4(HMT) genome. Proteins encoded here:
- the brnQ gene encoding branched-chain amino acid transport system II carrier protein, with protein sequence MKEKLGFHQNLLIGSLLFGLFFGAGNLIFPVQMGQQAGSNAFMATIGFLITGVGLPMLGIIASALSRSESLFDMAKPISSKYSKIFTCLLYLTIGPLFAIPRTATVAFEVGIHPFIADEYLKLGLFIFSLIFFIITIYFSLKPGQILDWVGKYLTPIFLVLLSILLIATFVSPMGQASQYPAQGNYATQPLFTGLLDGYNTMDALASVAFAIIIISNIQKLGIKEPRLIAIETCKSGFVSVVGMTVIYASLAYMGATSLGSVSSAENGGIILSLVSNHYLGIVGKVLLAAIVGVACVKTAIGLITACSEMFSEMFPKSISYKKYAIIFTVFSFVIANFGLSNLIQLSIPVLMFLYPLVITLILLSLLAPIIKKQGMIYKWTTGLTIIAALFDFCKALPQAFQENALISQIINFAHLYLPGFDYGFGWIIPALVGFIIGVIFSGIYAKRV